One Mus musculus strain C57BL/6J chromosome 2, GRCm38.p6 C57BL/6J genomic window, catacaTCTCACAGATGTACAatctcatatttatttattaaaataatattcacaAGAGCTGTGTCATGGAATCAACAGGTGTGTCCTCAAGAACTAGTTTATAAAGTTCTatagatggctcaggagttaagagcacttgttgctattGCAGAAGACCTGGCAACACCTACAGGATACTCAAAAgtgtccataactccagttcaggggatcTCATGTCTTCCTCGGGTCATTTTAGGCATTAGTACACACATagtaaacatatatacatgcaggaaaaaccctactcatacacataaaatgaaataaatgtttaagTGAACTTAGATATGCAGGAGAAGGTGGTACATTCCTCTGATTTCAATGCTCTGGAAACTGAAGCAAGATCACCATGTGTTTCAAGTACTTGAACttgggctacttagtgagtttaATTTAACTTTGGGCAACTTGCAAAGAAAATTCCTGTGTCAATATTCCTAAAATGATTGCTATGTAAAGGCATATGTGATACAGATATGATGGAAGACATACATACtactacatacaaaataaataacatgtgGAGTACATAGTATATATGGGGAAAGTATTGTGCCATGCTGCTCaccttttaaaagaagaataaaatgccCATGGTGAATGTGTAGAACATTATACTAAATGAAAGCCAGACACAAAGTAAAAAGTATATCAGGTATGCTCTCATTTACATGCAAAGGCTTTCAAAGTTGAATTAATGGAAAAGTATTAAAACTGTGGTCAATATTAGATTGGAGAGAAAGTTGGAAATGATATATAATTCCACAGTTAAATATGGCTAATAACTCCAAAACTTAAGTACTAAGTTAAAATTTTAGTTAAAAGGGAGGTATTAAATGAAGGAAagttgaagaaatttttaaatgttttaattccCATACAACCTCTAAGTTGACTACTAATATGCAATTTTATGCTATGTATGTATATCAAAATGTAATAGTGTTCACCTTAAGTATGTTCAGAAattggtttaaaaataaaagcaaaattatacaAACTGAAATAATATTGTATGCCTGAGGTACAGGTATGGCATGAGTTGACCATAAAGAATCAAAAGAGAGTCTGGAAGAAACAAAAAATGGCTTTGTTGTCATTATCAGATGTCATAATAgttgtataaatgtatatgtgcaACCATAAAACTACAAGCAGCATGAGTGTtatctttcaaaaattattatatttatgtggTTTTGTGCATGAATGcaggcttgtgtgtatgtgtttatatgtattcaTGCAACAGCACATGTGTAAAGGCTAGAAGACTACATAAAGAAGTCAGTTTTTCCCTTCCACCATACAGGACCTAGTTAAGCTTCAGTttaccaggcttggcagcaagtgatgTTACATGTCTCACTGGCCCATTATACACCATGTAAACTGTACATTGCcataacatatataaaatgtaaagtaaattgaagagagacagatagagacagagaggttcagttggatacagagacagagatttcTGTTTCCAAAACACCCCCCTCTTCCCAACTCCTATTTTGCAATAGAAATGGTACCTATATAGATctgtgctaccacatctggctttatgTATGGTCTGGAATGTGAATTCAGCTACTCAGGGTTGAATAGGAAGCACTTCATCCCCTTTACCATCTACCCATTGGCATTATGCTATAAAACACATCTCTTGGATTAATTCTTGCAAAATAACCAAATATTTCCTAAAtacatcctttctttcttctcttgcccCTAGAGACTATTACTGTATTCTCTACTTCTGAGGTCCATTTGTTAAATTTCTCATGTAAGTAGAAGCTATACAGCATTTATTCTTCTGTGACAGAATATCTTTAAGATTCAACTACATATCATAAATAACACCACTGTATTCATTATTATTGTAATTGTAGTCGTAGTAGTGATccaataataatattttataatgagtGCATCTGTAcacatatttgaatatatataaagatatatcatatatatttatgatataGATATGCCAATTTCTTTATTGGTTCCTCTGTTATAGATACTTCAGTAGATAAAATATGCTGCAATTAATAGATCAAAGTACATGGATATGCACTGTTCAAGTACGGTTTTCATTTCAGATGTATCTCAAGTGATGGGGTGGTGGGCTTAAAgtagtttgatttttaattttaaagaacaatCTTTCATCACTTTTAGTTATTATACCACTATACATTGCCAACAATAATATACAAGAGTTCTGTTTCTCCACACTTAAGCCAACATACATCATATTTTGTTTAAACTTTCTCATCTTGCATTTTACTATTTAACAAGAATCTAGTGTTCAAAATGATGAAGTATTGAGAGATGTCTTCAGTCCAGGATCCCCAGGGACTTGATTCCATTTAAAGTGCACAGCAGGAAAGCTTCTGAGGCAGATGTGACTTTTGTAAGTGTATATAAAGCCACACTGATGTAAAATACTTGCCAACAATGGTCACAGTAGAAATGACATTATTGTGATGTACAGTTTCAGATTAGAGGACCATTACAGGGATCATTAACAACTTGAGAGGACCTGCGTGAGATGGTGATTTCTGCACTGTAAGTACATCCTGAAGAGATTGTTTTACCATAATTTTCCATGACAAATACTCACTTAAAAGTTGTTTTCTCTGTTAACATCACCTTTCCTTACACTAGTGATACTCAGGGAGTCTTGCATCTGCATTTTTGATTGTTCTATTTTTCCAAGATATTATATAAGTTTACCTATCCAAAAAACGATGAGATTTCTGGAAATTTAAAGTAGTTTTATATTTTCAcataaaataagccctttctatAAAAAGACAAGTTATAAGTCTATCCCTTGAGAACTTATACTGATGACAGGATATTTACCTTACTCTAAAATTATCTAATTATATTTGGAATTTTGGACACTTTACATTCTACAGTCAATGCAGTAAAGAAGCAGGTAAAAGAAATTGGAAGAAGACAAAATTGTGTGGGAACTGAATTATAATAATTAACTGCAAATACACCAATTCTATATGTTATCTTAAAATTCCATTGTCATACAATGAGAGAGTAGGAAGAACACAAAAAAGGTAGACACAGGGAATTCAGCTTTCATTAAACAATTATTCAGAACAGTATATGAAATCTCACTATTTAGTGTTGAAATTCTTCTAGCATATGAAAATAAGTAGCATCCGTCAGGCCTAGGAAAATATAACTGTTGACAAATACACTTGAATGTATAAGTCAAAACTTTAAGGAAAGATATAATGCTAACAATGTGTTTTAATACCTTTATCAATTTATTTGACAAACAAATTTTGCATAATTTACAGTAGACATGGTTTGATTCTGTCTGTTCAAACACAGACAATGATAAGCTTGTGCTTAGgaattgtgtttttatgtttgaaATATACCAACAGATTGGTATTATGGGATTATGGTGGTCAAGTAAACAAATTCTAACAAAGTTTCAGATATTCACTGAAGAAAACTATTTCAAAAAGAGCAGATTTTTaagaatggaaaaattaaaagataatattTGCTACTACTATTTTAAACAATGTGCTCATTTTGATACCTATAAATATCGTCTGTTAGATGCGCAGCTTTGGAACAATCTTTCTACAATTTTTAGGAAACTTTCCTGATGAGACACAATATataaatattgtatatatatatatatacttataagtatttataagtatatatacttataaatacTTATTTTCAAACTTATTTAAAATCTGAGTACCATATAATACTAAGAtgtcaatttaaatatttttctgctGAGTTAACTATGAtcatgaagttattgtttctatttcaggaATTGTTAGTTCAGCTTTGTCTCTCTCAACTCATTAGTACACCTTGTGGTAAATGGAAGAAGCAAACCAGACTGTGGTGTCTGAGTTTATTTTTCAGGGACTTTGTGCTTCAAAGGAACTACAGATCTTGCTCCTGCTGCCATTTTCCACCCTCTACATGATGACTGTGGTAGGCAACCTCTTTGTAGTGATATTGATCATCATTGATCATCATCTCCATTCTCCCATGTACTTTCTGTTAGCTAATCTATCATTTATTGACTTCTGCCTTTCCTCAGTTACCACCCCCAAACTGATAACTGACCTCCTAAAAGATAACAAAACCATTTCCTTTGGGGGCTGCATGAGCCAGATCCTCTGTGTGCACTTCTTTGGAGGAGGTGAGATGGTGCTTCTTGTAACAATGGCCTATGACCGGTATGTGGCCATCTGCAGGCCACTCCACTACAGCAGCATCATGGACAGACAGAAGTGCATCTGGCTCGTTGTGATATCATGGACCATTGGCTTTATACATGCCATGAGTCAACTGATACTGATTTTGGATCTGCCTTTCTGTGGACCTAGAGTGATAGACAGCTTTTTCTGTGATATTCCTTTAGTGATGAAATTAGCCTGCATGAATACTGATACTCTGGGAATAGTGATAAATGCTGATAGTGGTGTCTTAGCAACAACTTGTTTCATACTTTTATTGATCTCTTACACTTATATTTTACTAACTGTTCAGCTTCACTCTAAAGATGGCTCATCAAAGGCGCTCTCTACATGTACTTCTCATATTATAGTGGTTGTGCTGTTCTTTGGACCCTGCATTTTCATCTATCTGTGGCCAGTCAGCATCACTTGGGTGGACAAGTTTCTAGCTGTGTTTTACACAGTCATCACACCTCTCCTGAATCCAGCAATCTATACACTGAGgaataaagatattaaaaatgcCATAAAGAAGCTGAAAAATCACATGTGAATTTGGGAATAATATTTA contains:
- the Olfr1280 gene encoding olfactory receptor 1280 isoform X1, encoding MEEANQTVVSEFIFQGLCASKELQILLLLPFSTLYMMTVVGNLFVVILIIIDHHLHSPMYFLLANLSFIDFCLSSVTTPKLITDLLKDNKTISFGGCMSQILCVHFFGGGEMVLLVTMAYDRYVAICRPLHYSSIMDRQKCIWLVVISWTIGFIHAMSQLILILDLPFCGPRVIDSFFCDIPLVMKLACMNTDTLGIVINADSGVLATTCFILLLISYTYILLTVQLHSKDGSSKALSTCTSHIIVVVLFFGPCIFIYLWPVSITWVDKFLAVFYTVITPLLNPAIYTLRNKDIKNAIKKLKNHM